The DNA window GTCAACGAGCGGCCGACGTCGCCCAATCCGCGCAATGCCGTCACCGAGCCGTTGCCGCTGGACAACACCGAGGCCAAGTTCCAGCTCAGCTTCAAGACCAAGTTCGCCGAGAACATCTTTGGCGACAATGGCGATCTGTGGGGCGCCTATACCCAGAGCTCGCGCTGGCAGGTCTACAACGGCGAGGAATCACGGCCCTTCCGCGAAACCAACTACGAACCGGAAGTGATGCTGGTGTTCCGCAACAACTACAGCATCGCCGGGTGGAAGGGACGGATGATGAGCGTGGGCTTCAACCACCAGTCCAACGGCCGCACCGATCCGCTGTCGCGCAGCTGGAACCGGGTGATCTTCAGCGCTGGCCTGGATCGGGAGAACTGGGCGTTCGTGGTCCGTCCCTGGTATCGCATTCCGGACGGCAATGACGATGACAATCCGGACATCGAGGATTACATCGGCCGCGGCGACGCCATGATCACCTACAGCAAGAACGGCCACGAGGTGACCTTGCTGGGCCGCCATTCGCTGCGCGGCGGCGACGACTCGCATGGTGCGCTGCAGTTCGACTGGGGCTTCCCGATCAACCGCACGTTCCGCGGCCACGTGCAGGCCTTCCACGGGTATGGCGAAAGCCTGATCGACTACAACCACAAGGCCACCTACATCGGCTTGGGCATCTCGCTGCTGGAGTGGTACTGATGGCCATCCCCGGCGATGGCGTCACGATTTACCACAATCCCGCCTGCGGCACGTCGCGCAATGTGCTGGCGTTCCTGCGCAAGGCCGGCATCGAACCTACCGTGATTGAATACCTGCAGACGCCGCCCGATCGCAGCATACTGACCGGGTTGATTGATCAGATGGGCACGCCGGTGCGCGAGGTGGTGCGCAGCAAGGAAGCCTTGCATGCCGAACTGGGGCTGGATGCGCCCGGCACCGGCGATGAAACGCTGATCGAAGCGATGCTCGCCCATCCAATCCTGATTAACCGGCCGATCGTGGTGTCGCCCTGGGGCGTGAAGCTGTGCCGGCCTTCGGAGACCGTGTTGGATTTGCTGCCGCCGGAATTGGCCGAGAAGGCGAAAGCCGACGCGTTGTAAAACCCCCTCTCCCGTTTACGGGGGAGGGCTGGGGTGGGGGCAGAACGAAGACGGGTACTCAACGATCACGTCTTCGTTCTGCCCCCATCCCAACCTTCCCCCGCAAGCGGGGGAAGGAGCTGAAGCGGATCCACCTGCCCGATCAGGAAGCATCCTGGCTTTGGTCGCCAGCTCACATCCAGTCAGTCAACCCTTCGCGCGCATAGACTTCCTTGAACGCCGGCCGCTGCTTCATGCGATCCGCATAGGCTTTGAGCACCGGCCAGCTGTCGCTGGGCCTGGGCATGTTGCGCGACCAGCGCATCAGCATGGTGGTCATGAAGTCGACCACGGTCAGTTGCTCACCGATCATGAAAGGCCCGTTGGCCTGCAGGTGATCGGCCACGCGTTGCCAGGCACCTTCGATGCGCTGGCGGGCTTGATCCCGGCTGATGTCGTAATGCGCCTCGCCAGCCGACTGATCGTCATAGAACCACTGCCGGTAAGCCGGCTGCAGCGAGTTGGCCAGGAAGAACATCCACTGGTAGTAATGCGCGCGATCAATCGAGCCAGGCGTCGGCGCCAGCTTGGCCTGCGGATGCGTATCGGCCAGGTGCAGCAGGATCGCGGCGGCTTCGGTAATCACCTGCCCGTCCACGACCAGTGCCGGTACGCGGCCGGCCGGGTTGAGCTTCAGATACTCCGGCGCCTTCTGATCGCCCTTGTCGAAATCCAGCTCATGCAACTGATGTGGCGCATCCAGCTCGATCAACAGCCAGTGCACGACCAGGCTGGCGGTGCTGGGGGAATAGAACAGCGTGGGCGTGGACATGCGGGCTCCGGGCTACGAAGTGAACGGGAAATACGACAAGGCCCGCTTGCGCGGGCCTTGCGGGAAATTCATGCAACCACTACAGGAATCTTGCCAATCCGCGCCTGCCATTCGCGCGGCCCGGTGGTGTGCACCGAGGTGCCCTGCGAATCCACCGCTACGGTCACCGGCATGTCCTGCACGTCGAACTCGTAGATGGCTTCCATGCCGAGATCGGCGAAGCCCACCACCTTGGCGGCCTTGATCGCCTTGGACACCAGATAGGCCGCGCCGCCCACGGCCATCAGATAGGCCGACTGGTGCTTCTTGATCGCCTCGATGGCGGTCGGACCGCGCTCGGCCTTGCCGACCATGCCCAGCAGGCCGGTCTGCGCCAGCACCTGTTCGGTGAACTTGTCCATGCGCGTGGCCGTGGTCGGACCGGCCGGGCCCACCACTTCGTCGCGCACCGGATCCACCGGACCCACGTAGTAGATGAAGCGGCCGCGCAGATCCACCGGCAGCGCCTCACCCTTGTTGAGCATGTCGACCATGCGCTTGTGCGCGGCATCGCGACCGGTCAGCAGCTTGCCGTTGAGCAGCAACACTTCGCCGGGCTTCCAGCTGGCCACATCGGCCTGCGTCAACGTATCCAGATTCACGCGACGGCCCTTGCTGGCGTCGTAGGTCAGCTCCGGCCAGTCCTCGAGCGAGGGCGGATCCAGCATCACCGGGCCGCTGCCATCCAGGGTGAAATGCGCGTGGCGGGTGGCCGCGCAGTTGGGAATCAGCGCCACCGGCAGGTTGGCCGCATGGGTGGGGTAATCCTTGACCTTGATGTCCAGCACCGTGGTCAGGCCGCCCAGGCCCTGCGCGCCGATGCCGAGCGCGTTGACCTTGTCGTACAGCTCCAGGCGCAGCTCTTCGGCGCGGTTGCTGGCGCCGCGCGCCTGCAGATCGGTGATGTCGATCGGCTCCATCAGCGCTTCCTTGGCCAGCAGCATCGCCTTCTCGGCGGTGCCGCCAATGCCGATGCCCAGCATGCCCGGCGGGCACCAGCCAGCGCCCATGGTCGGCACGGTCTTGAGCACCCAGTCGACGATCGAGTCGGAAGGATTGAGCATGGCGAACTTGGATTTGGCTTCCGAGCCGCCGCCCTTGGCGGCGACGATCACGTCCACGGTATCGCCCGGGACGACTTTGACGTTGACCACGCCGGGGGTGTTGTCCTTGGTGTTGATGCGCTTGCCGGCCGGATCCGCCAGCACCGAGGCGCGCAGCTTGTTGTCCGGATCGTTGTAGGCGCGGCGCACGCCTTCGTGGACCATGTCTTCCACGCCCATGGTGGCGTCGTCCCAGCGCACGTTCATGCCGATTTCCAGGAACACGGTGACGATGCCGGTGTCCTGGCAGATCGGCCGGTGGCCTTCGGCGCACATGCGCGAGTTGATCAGGATCTGGGCGATGGCGTCCTTGGCAGCCGGCGACTCCTCGCGCTCGTAGGCAGCGGCCAGGTTCTGGATGTAGTCCACCGGGTGGTAGTAGCTGATGTACTGCAGCGCGTCGGCGACGGACTGGATGAGATCTTCTTGCTTGATCGAGGACATGAGGCGGGGCTGGCTGCCGGAAGGTCGCGGGCGGAGCCGGCTATTTTAGGCGATCCGGCGCCCGCAGAGCCCCGCCGCGGCCGCCGTCCCGATGGCCCTTTGGTCGTATGCCTGCCGGCACCCCGCCAGGCCGGGCCTTGCTGGCCCAAAGGCCTATAGAACCGGGCGCTGGGCCGGGCTTAGACTGCGCGGGCCGCAACCAGCGGCAGTGTTTGTGGAGGCTGTATGTCGTCCGCATCGCGATTTGTCCTGACCCTGTCGGGCCTGGCCCTGTCCGCCGGGATGGCCCTGCCAGCCCATGCGGTGGAGCCGCTGGACGTTTTCAACGTCCGTGTCGCCGGCTACCTCAATCGCTTCGATACCGACGTGCGCGCCGATGGCGACACCGCCCGCGGCAACGAGATCAACCTGGACCGGGACTTGGGCCTGGATGACAACAAGGCCATCGCCTACATCGGCGCCAGCTGGCGACCTTTCGATCATCACGAGTTCGGCTTCGGCTACTACCGCAATGATCTGGACAACACCCGCCAGTTGCAGCGCCAGTTTGAATTCAACGACACCTTGTACGAAGCCAATGCCGTAGTGCGCGCCGAGTACGACTTCAAGGCGTACGAACTGAACTACGTCTGGTGGGCCGCCTCGCATGAGAACTGGGCGCTGGGCCCGCGCCTGGGCCTGGTCTGGTACAGCATCAATCTGGGCTTGTCCGTGCAGGTGGACAGCGGCGGCAACCAGGTCAGCAACAGCCGCAGCAATGAAGTCTCGGCCGACCTGCCAGCGCCCACCATCGGCGGCAGCTGGCGTTGGACCCCTGCCGATCAATGGCGCGTCTCCGCCGACGTGGGCTACTTCTCGGCCAATGTCGAGAGTGTCGACGCCGATGTGACCTTCGGCCGCGCCGGTGTGGAGTGGTATCCGTGGGAGCGCTTCGGCTTCAGCCTGGACTACACCATCAGCCATATCGATGCGCAGGCGGAGAAGAACAACTTCCGCGGCAATTTCGATTTCCAGGATGCCGGCGTGCGTTTTGGCGTGGCCTATCGCTTCTAGCTGCGCCTGCGCGGCCCGGCGACGCCGTCGCCGGGTCGGCCGCTTTCACTCATTTGCCTTGTCCATCCCGCACAATGCGGCATGGCCCAACGCGAACCTGCCGCCACGGATGACACGCGCGCCCAGGCGGCGGCGCGCAGCAACAGCCTGCGCGAGCGCGTCGATGCGCTGCGCAACCTGCCACCGTTCCTGCGCCAGATCTGGAAGACCAGCCCCGGCTTGACCCTGGCCACGATGGGCCTGCGGCTGGTGCGCGCCTTCCTGCCCGTGGCCACGCTGTATGTGGGCAAGCTGATCATCGATGAGGCCGTGCGGCTGGTGGGCGTGGGCGCCGGGTTTGCCGGAATCGAGGACGCCTGGCACAGCGGCCAGCTCGATACCCTCGCCGGCTTGCTGGCGCTGGAACTGGGCCTGGCCATCGGTTCGGACTTGCTGGGCCGGCTGATCAGCTACGGCGACGGCCTGCTCTCCGAACTGTTCACCAACGCCACCAGCGTGCGCCTGATGGAGCATGCCGCGCGGCTGGATCTGGAGGATTTCGAAGACCCGGATCTGCAGGACAAGCTGGATCGCGCGCGCCGCCAGACCATGGGCCGGATGAACCTGATGAGCCAGTTGTTTGGCCAGGTGCAGGATGCGATCACCGTGGTGACCTTTGCCGCCGGCCTGGTGATCTACGCGCCCTGGCTGATCCTGCTGCTGGCGGTGGCGTTGATTCCGGCCTTTGTCGGCGAAGCGCACTTCAATGCGTTGGGCTACTCGCTCAACTTCGCCTGGACTCCCGAACGCCGCCAGCTGGAATACGTGCGGCAGACCGGCGCCAGCGTGGAAACCGCCAAAGAGGTGAAGATCTTCAACCTCCACCGCTTCCTGATCGATCGCTACCGCCGCCTGGCCGACAAGTTCTACCTGGCCAACCGCGCGCTGGCGCGGCGGCGGGCATTGTGGGGCACCTTGCTGGCAGCGCTGGGCACATTGGGCTACTACGTGGCGTATGGCTACATCGCCTGGCGCACGGTGCGCGGCGACTTCAGCATCGGCGATCTAACCTTCCTGGCCGGCAGCTTCCTGCGCCTGCGCCAGTTGCTGGAAGGCCTGCTGGTCGGGTTTTCGCAGGTCGCGGGCCAAGCGTTGTATCTGGACGATCTGTTTTCGTTCTTCGAGATTGAGCCGGAGATCATTTCGCCTCCCAACCCGGTGCCGGTGCCCCGTCCGATCGCGCGCGGCTTCGTGTTCGAGAATGTCGGCTTCCGCTATCCGGGCGCGGAACGCTGGGCGGTGCGTGCGCTCGACTTCGAACTGCGTGCCAACGAGGTGCTGGCGCTGGTCGGCGAGAATGGCGCCGGCAAGACCACCCTGGTCAAGTTGCTCGCCCGCCTGTACGACCCCGACGAAGGCCGCATCCTGCTCGATGGCCGGGATCTGCGCGAGTACGACATCGACGAGCTGCGCGCCAACATCGGCGTGATCTTCCAGGACTTCGTGCGCTACCACCTCACCGCCGGCGAAAACATCGGCGTGGGCCTGGTCGAGGCGATGGACGACAAGGAACGCATCCGCCATGCCGCGCAGCGCGCGATGGCCGATGAAGTGATCGCCACCCTGCCCCAGGGCTACGACCAGATCATCGGCCGGCGCTTCAAGAACGGCGTGGATCTGTCCGGCGGTCAATGGCAGAAGATCGCCATCGCCCGCGCCTACATGCGCGATGCGCAGGTGATGATTCTGGATGAACCCACCGCGGCGCTGGATGCGCGATCGGAGTTCGAGGTCTTCCAGCGCTTCAAGGAACTGTCGGACAATCGCACCGCCGTGCTGATTTCGCACCGGTTCTCCAGCGTACGCATGGCCGATCGTATCCTTGTGCTCAATGAAGGCCGACTGGAAGCCAGCGGCACCCATGAGCAGCTGATGGCCGCAGGTGGCCGTTATGCGGAGCTGTTCGAATTGCAGGCGGCCGGTTACCGTTGACCGGTCCGCTGGCTGTCCGGCAGCCGCCCCGTTGTCCCATTCCCCCAGGAGCTCCCGATGCCCTTGAAGTCCCGTCTTGCCGTGGCCACCACCCTCGCCGTGTTGCTGGTCGCCTGCTCGCCCGCGCCCGAAGCCGCCACTCCGGCCGCAGCGCAGCCCGCACCCGCGCAACCGGTCGCTGCCAAGAGTCTGGCCAGCACCTTGGGCGCGATTGAAGTCCAGCAGATCGCGGCTGGCCTGGATCATCCGTGGTCGGTGGCGCTGCTGCCGGAGGGCGGCTTCCTGGTCACCGAGCGCAGCGGCCAGCTGCGCCACGTCGGCGCCGACGGCGCGATCTCCGCGCCGTACACCGGCGTGCCGGCGGTGTTCGCCGAAGGCCAGGGTGGCCTGCTCGACGTGGTGCTGGCGCCGGACTTCGCCAGCAGCAAGCGCATCTTCCTCAGCTATGCCGAAGCTGGCGACAAGGGCCTGGCCGGCACCGCCGTGGCCACGGCGATCCTGGGCGATGGCGCGCTCACCGAGGTCAAGCGCATTTACCAGCAACTGCCCAAGCTCGATGGTGAAGCGCATTTCGGCTCGCGGCTGGCCTTTGATGGCCAGGGTCATATCTTCATCAGCCAGGGCGAACGCAACCATCGCCCCACCTCGCAGGAGCTGGACAAGCTGCAGGGCAAGCTGGTGCGCCTGAACCTGGATGGCAGCGTGCCGCAGGACAATCCCTTCGTCGGCCAGGCCAACGCGCGTCCGGAAATCTGGAGCTACGGCCACCGCAACATGCAGGGACTGGCATTCGATCCGCGCACCGGCACCTTGTGGGAATCCGAGCATGGCCCGCGCGGCGGCGACGAACTCAATCATCCGCAGCCGGGCAAGAATTACGGCTGGCCGATCATCACCTACGGCATCAACTACTCCGGTCTGCCGATTCCCGAAGCGCAGGGCCAGGTCAAGGAAGGCATGGAGCAGCCGTTCCATTACTGGGCCAAGTCGCCTGGCCTGAGCGGCATGGCGTTCTATACCGGGCATGCGGATTCGCCCTGGAACAACAGCCTGTTCCTGGGCTCGCTGGCGGAGAGCAATTTGATCCGCCTGAGTTTGGACGGCGACAAGATCGTCGGTGAAGAACGCCTGCTGAGCGAAAACAGCGAGCGCGTGCGTGATGTGCGCGTAGCCGCTGACGGTGCGATCTATGTGCTGACCGATGAGGACAACGGCAAGCTGCTGCGCATCCATCCGCCCAAGGCGCCCGCTGCGCCGGCAGCGCCGGCCGCCCCGTCGGCGCCTGCCGCTCCGGCGCCGGCCCAGGGTCAGCCGTGATGCGCATCGGCTTCACGTTGGCCGGCGCTGTCGTTGCCGCGCTGTTACTGGCGGTTGTCTTTGCACCATCTCGCGCGCTGGCGCAGGCCAGCACGTCAGTGGATTTCAACGCCGCCAAGCGTGCGGCCGATGCCGACGAAGCGACGCTGACCGTGACCCAACGCGCGAACATCCAGCAGGCGCAATCGCGCCAGCTGGACACCGCGGTTGCCGACTGCGCCAGCCCCAATCCGGACACCACTGCCTTTGTGGTGGTGGCCGAGTTGGATGCGCGGGGCAAGATTGTCCGTACCTGGCGTCAGGGCGACACGGCCTTGGCGCAATGCGTGGAGCACGAGTTGAGTGGTCGCTTCCTGGAGCCGCCGCCGCGCGCACCTTTCCATGTGTCCTTTGAGCTGAGCTTTACCCGATGAGCGACGTGCCAGACATCAATGCCCTGCTCCGCGCGCGTCTGCCTGCCGGCGTGCCCCTGCAGATTCCGCCGCCCTGCCTGGTCGATATGCAAGGTGAGGTGCTGGAGTACATCGAAGGTCAGTCGTTACGCCTGCGTTTCCCGGTACTGAAGCGCTACCAGAATCCGATGGGGCATATGCAAGGCGGCTTCATCGTCGCGGCGCTGGACAACACCTTGGGTCCGTTCTCGTATCTGATTGCCCCGCCCAGCGTGACCACCGCTTTGAATACGCAGTACCTGCGTCCGGTCCCCCCGTCAGAAACCCACATCATCTGCACGGCCGAACTGGTCGAGCGCACGCGCAACCAGTTGCATCTGCGTGGCGAAGCGCGCAATGGCGAAGGCAAGGTGCTGACGCTGTGTCAGGCGGTCTGCCAGATCCTGCCGGCCGTCAGCCCAGGGTGAAGCGATCCGCATCCAGCATCGCCGGGAAGCGCTCGCGATGCTGCTGCAAGGCCTCGGCGGAAATGACGCTGGTGCTGATGCCTTCGCCCGGCCCCAGCTCGGCCACGGGCTGACCGAGGAAATCGATCACCGCACTGTCACCCGAATAAGTCAGCTCGTTGCCATCGGTGCCGGCACGATTGACCGCCGCCACATAGCAGAGGTTTTCAATCGCGCGCGCGCGCAACAAGGTGCGCCAGGCATGGGCCCGCGCCGCCGGCCAGTTGGCCACGAAGATCTGCAGATCAAAATCCAGCTGGCCCGGCCGCTCCACATCGAAACGATTGCGGCAGAACACCGGAAAGCGCAGGTCGTAGCAGACCTGCGGATTGATTCGCCAGCCTTTCCATTCCACCGACAAACGCTCGCTGCCGGCGGCATAGCGCTTGTGTTCACCGGCGTAACGGAACAGATGGCGCTTGTCGTAGTACGCCAGCTCGCCATCGGGCGTGGCCCAGAGCAGACGATTGAACACGCCGCCTTCGGCACGCAGCTGCACGCTGCCGGTGACGGCGGCATCGAGCTGGCGCGCCTGCGCGCGAATCCAGGCGACGGTTTCGCCGTCCATGGTTTCGGCGCGATCGATGGCGTCATTGCTGAAGCCGCTGGTGAAGGTCTCCGGCAGGATCACCAGATCCGTCTGCCCCGCCAGCGGTGCGATCAGGCCGGCGTAGTAGTCGCGGTTGCCGGACGGATCGTGCCAGCGGGTTTCGCCTTGGATGAGGGAGATGCGCAAATCGTGCATGGTCGACACCCCTACAGCTTCTTCAGGCGTTCAATGGCCGCGTCCAGCGTCGCCTGGTTCTTGGCGAAGCACAGCCGCGCCAGGCGTTGGCCCGGCGGCGGGTTGTCGTAGAACGGCGACAGCGGAATGGCGGTGACGCCGTGCTCGATAGTCAGCCAGCGCACGAACTC is part of the Pseudoxanthomonas indica genome and encodes:
- a CDS encoding phospholipase A, which translates into the protein MTPRPLTLLTTAFVVSLAVAPLSAQEAQPQAATPEACAAIEADSARLICYDSMFRQQARDTTTADAQAVAAKTSLEYQKEQAKQERKQAAESENTSLGERTRRRVGAWFRTDDPMLQDAIANAGKGSLLDSRWELARDSKLGVFQLRGYKPLYLMPVFWTSDVNERPTSPNPRNAVTEPLPLDNTEAKFQLSFKTKFAENIFGDNGDLWGAYTQSSRWQVYNGEESRPFRETNYEPEVMLVFRNNYSIAGWKGRMMSVGFNHQSNGRTDPLSRSWNRVIFSAGLDRENWAFVVRPWYRIPDGNDDDNPDIEDYIGRGDAMITYSKNGHEVTLLGRHSLRGGDDSHGALQFDWGFPINRTFRGHVQAFHGYGESLIDYNHKATYIGLGISLLEWY
- the arsC gene encoding arsenate reductase (glutaredoxin) (This arsenate reductase requires both glutathione and glutaredoxin to convert arsenate to arsenite, after which the efflux transporter formed by ArsA and ArsB can extrude the arsenite from the cell, providing resistance.), whose protein sequence is MAIPGDGVTIYHNPACGTSRNVLAFLRKAGIEPTVIEYLQTPPDRSILTGLIDQMGTPVREVVRSKEALHAELGLDAPGTGDETLIEAMLAHPILINRPIVVSPWGVKLCRPSETVLDLLPPELAEKAKADAL
- a CDS encoding glutathione S-transferase family protein, with the protein product MSTPTLFYSPSTASLVVHWLLIELDAPHQLHELDFDKGDQKAPEYLKLNPAGRVPALVVDGQVITEAAAILLHLADTHPQAKLAPTPGSIDRAHYYQWMFFLANSLQPAYRQWFYDDQSAGEAHYDISRDQARQRIEGAWQRVADHLQANGPFMIGEQLTVVDFMTTMLMRWSRNMPRPSDSWPVLKAYADRMKQRPAFKEVYAREGLTDWM
- a CDS encoding fumarate hydratase — protein: MSSIKQEDLIQSVADALQYISYYHPVDYIQNLAAAYEREESPAAKDAIAQILINSRMCAEGHRPICQDTGIVTVFLEIGMNVRWDDATMGVEDMVHEGVRRAYNDPDNKLRASVLADPAGKRINTKDNTPGVVNVKVVPGDTVDVIVAAKGGGSEAKSKFAMLNPSDSIVDWVLKTVPTMGAGWCPPGMLGIGIGGTAEKAMLLAKEALMEPIDITDLQARGASNRAEELRLELYDKVNALGIGAQGLGGLTTVLDIKVKDYPTHAANLPVALIPNCAATRHAHFTLDGSGPVMLDPPSLEDWPELTYDASKGRRVNLDTLTQADVASWKPGEVLLLNGKLLTGRDAAHKRMVDMLNKGEALPVDLRGRFIYYVGPVDPVRDEVVGPAGPTTATRMDKFTEQVLAQTGLLGMVGKAERGPTAIEAIKKHQSAYLMAVGGAAYLVSKAIKAAKVVGFADLGMEAIYEFDVQDMPVTVAVDSQGTSVHTTGPREWQARIGKIPVVVA
- a CDS encoding ABC transporter ATP-binding protein, producing MAQREPAATDDTRAQAAARSNSLRERVDALRNLPPFLRQIWKTSPGLTLATMGLRLVRAFLPVATLYVGKLIIDEAVRLVGVGAGFAGIEDAWHSGQLDTLAGLLALELGLAIGSDLLGRLISYGDGLLSELFTNATSVRLMEHAARLDLEDFEDPDLQDKLDRARRQTMGRMNLMSQLFGQVQDAITVVTFAAGLVIYAPWLILLLAVALIPAFVGEAHFNALGYSLNFAWTPERRQLEYVRQTGASVETAKEVKIFNLHRFLIDRYRRLADKFYLANRALARRRALWGTLLAALGTLGYYVAYGYIAWRTVRGDFSIGDLTFLAGSFLRLRQLLEGLLVGFSQVAGQALYLDDLFSFFEIEPEIISPPNPVPVPRPIARGFVFENVGFRYPGAERWAVRALDFELRANEVLALVGENGAGKTTLVKLLARLYDPDEGRILLDGRDLREYDIDELRANIGVIFQDFVRYHLTAGENIGVGLVEAMDDKERIRHAAQRAMADEVIATLPQGYDQIIGRRFKNGVDLSGGQWQKIAIARAYMRDAQVMILDEPTAALDARSEFEVFQRFKELSDNRTAVLISHRFSSVRMADRILVLNEGRLEASGTHEQLMAAGGRYAELFELQAAGYR
- a CDS encoding PQQ-dependent sugar dehydrogenase, with product MPLKSRLAVATTLAVLLVACSPAPEAATPAAAQPAPAQPVAAKSLASTLGAIEVQQIAAGLDHPWSVALLPEGGFLVTERSGQLRHVGADGAISAPYTGVPAVFAEGQGGLLDVVLAPDFASSKRIFLSYAEAGDKGLAGTAVATAILGDGALTEVKRIYQQLPKLDGEAHFGSRLAFDGQGHIFISQGERNHRPTSQELDKLQGKLVRLNLDGSVPQDNPFVGQANARPEIWSYGHRNMQGLAFDPRTGTLWESEHGPRGGDELNHPQPGKNYGWPIITYGINYSGLPIPEAQGQVKEGMEQPFHYWAKSPGLSGMAFYTGHADSPWNNSLFLGSLAESNLIRLSLDGDKIVGEERLLSENSERVRDVRVAADGAIYVLTDEDNGKLLRIHPPKAPAAPAAPAAPSAPAAPAPAQGQP
- a CDS encoding PaaI family thioesterase, translating into MSDVPDINALLRARLPAGVPLQIPPPCLVDMQGEVLEYIEGQSLRLRFPVLKRYQNPMGHMQGGFIVAALDNTLGPFSYLIAPPSVTTALNTQYLRPVPPSETHIICTAELVERTRNQLHLRGEARNGEGKVLTLCQAVCQILPAVSPG
- a CDS encoding amidohydrolase, with product MHDLRISLIQGETRWHDPSGNRDYYAGLIAPLAGQTDLVILPETFTSGFSNDAIDRAETMDGETVAWIRAQARQLDAAVTGSVQLRAEGGVFNRLLWATPDGELAYYDKRHLFRYAGEHKRYAAGSERLSVEWKGWRINPQVCYDLRFPVFCRNRFDVERPGQLDFDLQIFVANWPAARAHAWRTLLRARAIENLCYVAAVNRAGTDGNELTYSGDSAVIDFLGQPVAELGPGEGISTSVISAEALQQHRERFPAMLDADRFTLG